A genomic segment from Gossypium hirsutum isolate 1008001.06 chromosome D04, Gossypium_hirsutum_v2.1, whole genome shotgun sequence encodes:
- the LOC107934346 gene encoding uncharacterized protein isoform X1 → MENGHDGKLAEKLSGLALNDNHGNNNDDSLSRAVKAIEAAEAVIQQQEEENSRLRSELQKKLELLEKCKVESVSNPNASAKEATNTILNGTLNAFSAAAAASDNNTGPALSHFSSPSTATSFSPTRYQLEGEYSSRLPQGLMPVPQVNNSNSIWKQDVPIKIREHEEEILQLRKQLAEFSIKEAQIRNEKYVLEKRIAHMRLAFDQQQQDLVDAASKALSYRQDIIEENIRLTYQLQAAQQERTTFVSSLLPLLAEYSLQPPVPDAQSIVSYVKVLFKHLQEKLIITESKLKDSQYRLAPWRSDVNHSNFTPQSPSHSLGPTLTASSKNGLELMPQPVFSHGKTQIVSDAQTHSNWDLPGQYQGGSGGGIVSKNLEPDDLWRYSPIASRTSTAIEIPTQLAGTQGDTNTVRYGEETINKQVKFLVPVSNSEMDYPDAEGQQIERELPSNWRSGNSPYTPAQDDPSSSYPPYLPSVLEEPSSSFSEAAEDDPLPAIEGLQISGEAYPGRELQACGYSINGTTSCNFEWVRHMEDGSVNYIEGAKQPNYLVTADDVDTYLAIEVQPLDNRKRKGELVKVFANYHKKITCDPEMQGHIEKTLYSGHASYKVLSMAGFLDIWEPATLAVKRDGYSIKCSGPNGPVVTEKFYPTTQIKITFEEPTEFTIFGSNGVQRVLRADNNSQDISCSRDTIVLTLRLFILRLLQAGERRKGKKRGLFFNK, encoded by the exons ATGGAGAACGGTCACGATGGGAAATTGGCTGAAAAGCTATCTGGATTGGCCCTGAACGACAACCACGGCAACAACAACGACGATAGCTTGTCTCGGGCCGTGAAAGCCATTGAGGCCGCCGAAGCCGTCATCCAACAAcag GAAGAAGAGAATAGTCGATTGAGGTCCGAACTCCAGAAGAAACTTGAGCTACTTGAAAAATGT AAAGTAGAAAGTGTTAGCAATCCAAATGCTTCTGCAAAGGAAGCTACCAATACCATTTTAAATGGTACTTTGAATGCATtttctgctgctgctgctgcttctGATAATAACACGGGCCCTGCTCTTTCTCATTTCTCTTCACCCTCCACGGCTACCTCTTTTTCGCCCACCAG GTATCAGTTAGAAGGAGAATACAGTTCTCGATTGCCACAGGGTCTTATGCCAGTGCCTCAAGTAAATAATTCCAATTCCATTTGGAAACAG GATGTTCCCATCAAGATTCGGGAACATGAAGAAGAGATTTTGCAGTTGCGCAAACAGCTTGCTGAATTTTCTATCAAG GAAGCACAAATTCGTAATGAAAAATATGTTCTTGAAAAGCGCATTGCCCACATGCGTCTG GCCTTTGATCAGCAACAACAGGACCTTGTCGATGCTGCCTCAAAAGCTCTCTCTTATAGGCAAGATATAATTGAGGAAAATATTCGCTTAACATATCAATTACAG GCTGCACAGCAAGAAAGAACAACTTTTGTATCATCTTTGCTTCCTCTTTTGGCAGAGTATTCCCTGCAGCCACCAGTACCCGATGCTCAATCCATTGTAAGCTATGTCAAG GTTCTATTTAAACATCTGCAGGAGAAGCTTATTATCACCGAG TCAAAGCTAAAAGACTCGCAGTATCGGTTGGCACCTTGGCGGTCGGATGTCAATCATTCCAATTTCACCCCCCAATCTCCATCTCATTCCCTTGGTCCAACATTGACAGCTTCG AGCAAAAATGGTCTTGAATTGATGCCACAGCCGGTTTTTTCCCATGGAAAGACACAGATAGTCTCTGATGctcaaacacattcaaattggGATCTACCTGGTCAATACCAAGGCGGCTCAGGTGGTGGTATTGTCTCAAAAAATTTGGAACCTGATGATTTGTGGAGATATTCACCCATAGCAAGCAG GACTTCTACTGCCATTGAGATACCCACACAGCTGGCAGGAACTCAAGGTGACACGAACACTGTGCGATATGGTGAAGAGACtataaataaacaagttaaatttctTGTCCCTGTCAGCAATAGCGAGATGGATTATCCTGATGCTGAGGGACAGCAGATTGAAAGAGAACTTCCCTCCAATTGGCGTTCAGGAAACTCGCCTTATACACCTGCACAGGATGATCCCAGTTCCTCCTATCCTCCTTATCTACCATCAGTACTTGAAGAgccttcatcttctttttctgaGG CTGCAGAAGATGATCCGCTTCCAGCTATAGAAGGTCTCCAAATTTCAGGGGAAGCTTATCCAGGAAGGGAGCTACAGGCGTGTGGATATTCTATTAATGGAACAACCAGCTGTAATTTCGAG TGGGTGCGCCACATGGAAGATGGATCTGTTAATTACATAGAAG GAGCAAAGCAACCAAACTATCTTGTTACTGCTGATGATGTTGATACATACCTTGCTATTGAAGTTCAACCTCTAGATAACAGGAAACGCAAG GGAGAGCTGGTGAAGGTCTTTGCTAATTACCACAAGAAGATCACATGTG ATCCTGAGATGCAAGGCCACATAGAGAAGACTCTTTATAGTGGTCATGCTTCATATAAAGTTCTATCCATG GCAGGATTTCTTGATATATGGGAACCGGCTACTTTGGCCGTTAAGAGGGATGGTTACAGTATCAAGTGTAGTGGACCCAATGGTCCTGTGGTCACTGAAAAGTTTTACCCAACCACTCAG ATTAAAATAACATTCGAAGAGCCTACAGAGTTTACAATTTTTGGATCAAATGGTGTGCAGCGTGTGTTACGAGCAGATAACAACTCTCAAGATATTAGCTG CTCAAGAGATACAATTGTGCTCACCTTGAGATTATTCATCTTACGG
- the LOC107934346 gene encoding uncharacterized protein isoform X2 produces MENGHDGKLAEKLSGLALNDNHGNNNDDSLSRAVKAIEAAEAVIQQQEEENSRLRSELQKKLELLEKCKVESVSNPNASAKEATNTILNGTLNAFSAAAAASDNNTGPALSHFSSPSTATSFSPTRYQLEGEYSSRLPQGLMPVPQVNNSNSIWKQDVPIKIREHEEEILQLRKQLAEFSIKEAQIRNEKYVLEKRIAHMRLAFDQQQQDLVDAASKALSYRQDIIEENIRLTYQLQAAQQERTTFVSSLLPLLAEYSLQPPVPDAQSIVSYVKVLFKHLQEKLIITESKLKDSQYRLAPWRSDVNHSNFTPQSPSHSLGPTLTASSKNGLELMPQPVFSHGKTQIVSDAQTHSNWDLPGQYQGGSGGGIVSKNLEPDDLWRYSPIASRTSTAIEIPTQLAGTQGDTNTVRYGEETINKQVKFLVPVSNSEMDYPDAEGQQIERELPSNWRSGNSPYTPAQDDPSSSYPPYLPSVLEEPSSSFSEAAEDDPLPAIEGLQISGEAYPGRELQACGYSINGTTSCNFEWVRHMEDGSVNYIEGAKQPNYLVTADDVDTYLAIEVQPLDNRKRKGELVKVFANYHKKITCDPEMQGHIEKTLYSGHASYKVLSMAGFLDIWEPATLAVKRDGYSIKCSGPNGPVVTEKFYPTTQIKITFEEPTEFTIFGSNGVQRVLRADNNSQDISCSRDTIVLTLRLFILRAGERRKGKKRGLFFNK; encoded by the exons ATGGAGAACGGTCACGATGGGAAATTGGCTGAAAAGCTATCTGGATTGGCCCTGAACGACAACCACGGCAACAACAACGACGATAGCTTGTCTCGGGCCGTGAAAGCCATTGAGGCCGCCGAAGCCGTCATCCAACAAcag GAAGAAGAGAATAGTCGATTGAGGTCCGAACTCCAGAAGAAACTTGAGCTACTTGAAAAATGT AAAGTAGAAAGTGTTAGCAATCCAAATGCTTCTGCAAAGGAAGCTACCAATACCATTTTAAATGGTACTTTGAATGCATtttctgctgctgctgctgcttctGATAATAACACGGGCCCTGCTCTTTCTCATTTCTCTTCACCCTCCACGGCTACCTCTTTTTCGCCCACCAG GTATCAGTTAGAAGGAGAATACAGTTCTCGATTGCCACAGGGTCTTATGCCAGTGCCTCAAGTAAATAATTCCAATTCCATTTGGAAACAG GATGTTCCCATCAAGATTCGGGAACATGAAGAAGAGATTTTGCAGTTGCGCAAACAGCTTGCTGAATTTTCTATCAAG GAAGCACAAATTCGTAATGAAAAATATGTTCTTGAAAAGCGCATTGCCCACATGCGTCTG GCCTTTGATCAGCAACAACAGGACCTTGTCGATGCTGCCTCAAAAGCTCTCTCTTATAGGCAAGATATAATTGAGGAAAATATTCGCTTAACATATCAATTACAG GCTGCACAGCAAGAAAGAACAACTTTTGTATCATCTTTGCTTCCTCTTTTGGCAGAGTATTCCCTGCAGCCACCAGTACCCGATGCTCAATCCATTGTAAGCTATGTCAAG GTTCTATTTAAACATCTGCAGGAGAAGCTTATTATCACCGAG TCAAAGCTAAAAGACTCGCAGTATCGGTTGGCACCTTGGCGGTCGGATGTCAATCATTCCAATTTCACCCCCCAATCTCCATCTCATTCCCTTGGTCCAACATTGACAGCTTCG AGCAAAAATGGTCTTGAATTGATGCCACAGCCGGTTTTTTCCCATGGAAAGACACAGATAGTCTCTGATGctcaaacacattcaaattggGATCTACCTGGTCAATACCAAGGCGGCTCAGGTGGTGGTATTGTCTCAAAAAATTTGGAACCTGATGATTTGTGGAGATATTCACCCATAGCAAGCAG GACTTCTACTGCCATTGAGATACCCACACAGCTGGCAGGAACTCAAGGTGACACGAACACTGTGCGATATGGTGAAGAGACtataaataaacaagttaaatttctTGTCCCTGTCAGCAATAGCGAGATGGATTATCCTGATGCTGAGGGACAGCAGATTGAAAGAGAACTTCCCTCCAATTGGCGTTCAGGAAACTCGCCTTATACACCTGCACAGGATGATCCCAGTTCCTCCTATCCTCCTTATCTACCATCAGTACTTGAAGAgccttcatcttctttttctgaGG CTGCAGAAGATGATCCGCTTCCAGCTATAGAAGGTCTCCAAATTTCAGGGGAAGCTTATCCAGGAAGGGAGCTACAGGCGTGTGGATATTCTATTAATGGAACAACCAGCTGTAATTTCGAG TGGGTGCGCCACATGGAAGATGGATCTGTTAATTACATAGAAG GAGCAAAGCAACCAAACTATCTTGTTACTGCTGATGATGTTGATACATACCTTGCTATTGAAGTTCAACCTCTAGATAACAGGAAACGCAAG GGAGAGCTGGTGAAGGTCTTTGCTAATTACCACAAGAAGATCACATGTG ATCCTGAGATGCAAGGCCACATAGAGAAGACTCTTTATAGTGGTCATGCTTCATATAAAGTTCTATCCATG GCAGGATTTCTTGATATATGGGAACCGGCTACTTTGGCCGTTAAGAGGGATGGTTACAGTATCAAGTGTAGTGGACCCAATGGTCCTGTGGTCACTGAAAAGTTTTACCCAACCACTCAG ATTAAAATAACATTCGAAGAGCCTACAGAGTTTACAATTTTTGGATCAAATGGTGTGCAGCGTGTGTTACGAGCAGATAACAACTCTCAAGATATTAGCTG CTCAAGAGATACAATTGTGCTCACCTTGAGATTATTCATCTTACGG
- the LOC107934346 gene encoding uncharacterized protein isoform X4, which produces MENGHDGKLAEKLSGLALNDNHGNNNDDSLSRAVKAIEAAEAVIQQQEEENSRLRSELQKKLELLEKCKVESVSNPNASAKEATNTILNGTLNAFSAAAAASDNNTGPALSHFSSPSTATSFSPTRYQLEGEYSSRLPQGLMPVPQVNNSNSIWKQDVPIKIREHEEEILQLRKQLAEFSIKEAQIRNEKYVLEKRIAHMRLAFDQQQQDLVDAASKALSYRQDIIEENIRLTYQLQAAQQERTTFVSSLLPLLAEYSLQPPVPDAQSIVSYVKVLFKHLQEKLIITESKLKDSQYRLAPWRSDVNHSNFTPQSPSHSLGPTLTASPVFSHGKTQIVSDAQTHSNWDLPGQYQGGSGGGIVSKNLEPDDLWRYSPIASRTSTAIEIPTQLAGTQGDTNTVRYGEETINKQVKFLVPVSNSEMDYPDAEGQQIERELPSNWRSGNSPYTPAQDDPSSSYPPYLPSVLEEPSSSFSEAAEDDPLPAIEGLQISGEAYPGRELQACGYSINGTTSCNFEWVRHMEDGSVNYIEGAKQPNYLVTADDVDTYLAIEVQPLDNRKRKGELVKVFANYHKKITCDPEMQGHIEKTLYSGHASYKVLSMAGFLDIWEPATLAVKRDGYSIKCSGPNGPVVTEKFYPTTQIKITFEEPTEFTIFGSNGVQRVLRADNNSQDISCSRDTIVLTLRLFILRAGERRKGKKRGLFFNK; this is translated from the exons ATGGAGAACGGTCACGATGGGAAATTGGCTGAAAAGCTATCTGGATTGGCCCTGAACGACAACCACGGCAACAACAACGACGATAGCTTGTCTCGGGCCGTGAAAGCCATTGAGGCCGCCGAAGCCGTCATCCAACAAcag GAAGAAGAGAATAGTCGATTGAGGTCCGAACTCCAGAAGAAACTTGAGCTACTTGAAAAATGT AAAGTAGAAAGTGTTAGCAATCCAAATGCTTCTGCAAAGGAAGCTACCAATACCATTTTAAATGGTACTTTGAATGCATtttctgctgctgctgctgcttctGATAATAACACGGGCCCTGCTCTTTCTCATTTCTCTTCACCCTCCACGGCTACCTCTTTTTCGCCCACCAG GTATCAGTTAGAAGGAGAATACAGTTCTCGATTGCCACAGGGTCTTATGCCAGTGCCTCAAGTAAATAATTCCAATTCCATTTGGAAACAG GATGTTCCCATCAAGATTCGGGAACATGAAGAAGAGATTTTGCAGTTGCGCAAACAGCTTGCTGAATTTTCTATCAAG GAAGCACAAATTCGTAATGAAAAATATGTTCTTGAAAAGCGCATTGCCCACATGCGTCTG GCCTTTGATCAGCAACAACAGGACCTTGTCGATGCTGCCTCAAAAGCTCTCTCTTATAGGCAAGATATAATTGAGGAAAATATTCGCTTAACATATCAATTACAG GCTGCACAGCAAGAAAGAACAACTTTTGTATCATCTTTGCTTCCTCTTTTGGCAGAGTATTCCCTGCAGCCACCAGTACCCGATGCTCAATCCATTGTAAGCTATGTCAAG GTTCTATTTAAACATCTGCAGGAGAAGCTTATTATCACCGAG TCAAAGCTAAAAGACTCGCAGTATCGGTTGGCACCTTGGCGGTCGGATGTCAATCATTCCAATTTCACCCCCCAATCTCCATCTCATTCCCTTGGTCCAACATTGACAGCTTCG CCGGTTTTTTCCCATGGAAAGACACAGATAGTCTCTGATGctcaaacacattcaaattggGATCTACCTGGTCAATACCAAGGCGGCTCAGGTGGTGGTATTGTCTCAAAAAATTTGGAACCTGATGATTTGTGGAGATATTCACCCATAGCAAGCAG GACTTCTACTGCCATTGAGATACCCACACAGCTGGCAGGAACTCAAGGTGACACGAACACTGTGCGATATGGTGAAGAGACtataaataaacaagttaaatttctTGTCCCTGTCAGCAATAGCGAGATGGATTATCCTGATGCTGAGGGACAGCAGATTGAAAGAGAACTTCCCTCCAATTGGCGTTCAGGAAACTCGCCTTATACACCTGCACAGGATGATCCCAGTTCCTCCTATCCTCCTTATCTACCATCAGTACTTGAAGAgccttcatcttctttttctgaGG CTGCAGAAGATGATCCGCTTCCAGCTATAGAAGGTCTCCAAATTTCAGGGGAAGCTTATCCAGGAAGGGAGCTACAGGCGTGTGGATATTCTATTAATGGAACAACCAGCTGTAATTTCGAG TGGGTGCGCCACATGGAAGATGGATCTGTTAATTACATAGAAG GAGCAAAGCAACCAAACTATCTTGTTACTGCTGATGATGTTGATACATACCTTGCTATTGAAGTTCAACCTCTAGATAACAGGAAACGCAAG GGAGAGCTGGTGAAGGTCTTTGCTAATTACCACAAGAAGATCACATGTG ATCCTGAGATGCAAGGCCACATAGAGAAGACTCTTTATAGTGGTCATGCTTCATATAAAGTTCTATCCATG GCAGGATTTCTTGATATATGGGAACCGGCTACTTTGGCCGTTAAGAGGGATGGTTACAGTATCAAGTGTAGTGGACCCAATGGTCCTGTGGTCACTGAAAAGTTTTACCCAACCACTCAG ATTAAAATAACATTCGAAGAGCCTACAGAGTTTACAATTTTTGGATCAAATGGTGTGCAGCGTGTGTTACGAGCAGATAACAACTCTCAAGATATTAGCTG CTCAAGAGATACAATTGTGCTCACCTTGAGATTATTCATCTTACGG
- the LOC107934346 gene encoding uncharacterized protein isoform X3 has protein sequence MENGHDGKLAEKLSGLALNDNHGNNNDDSLSRAVKAIEAAEAVIQQQEEENSRLRSELQKKLELLEKCKVESVSNPNASAKEATNTILNGTLNAFSAAAAASDNNTGPALSHFSSPSTATSFSPTRYQLEGEYSSRLPQGLMPVPQVNNSNSIWKQDVPIKIREHEEEILQLRKQLAEFSIKEAQIRNEKYVLEKRIAHMRLAFDQQQQDLVDAASKALSYRQDIIEENIRLTYQLQAAQQERTTFVSSLLPLLAEYSLQPPVPDAQSIVSYVKVLFKHLQEKLIITESKLKDSQYRLAPWRSDVNHSNFTPQSPSHSLGPTLTASPVFSHGKTQIVSDAQTHSNWDLPGQYQGGSGGGIVSKNLEPDDLWRYSPIASRTSTAIEIPTQLAGTQGDTNTVRYGEETINKQVKFLVPVSNSEMDYPDAEGQQIERELPSNWRSGNSPYTPAQDDPSSSYPPYLPSVLEEPSSSFSEAAEDDPLPAIEGLQISGEAYPGRELQACGYSINGTTSCNFEWVRHMEDGSVNYIEGAKQPNYLVTADDVDTYLAIEVQPLDNRKRKGELVKVFANYHKKITCDPEMQGHIEKTLYSGHASYKVLSMAGFLDIWEPATLAVKRDGYSIKCSGPNGPVVTEKFYPTTQIKITFEEPTEFTIFGSNGVQRVLRADNNSQDISCSRDTIVLTLRLFILRLLQAGERRKGKKRGLFFNK, from the exons ATGGAGAACGGTCACGATGGGAAATTGGCTGAAAAGCTATCTGGATTGGCCCTGAACGACAACCACGGCAACAACAACGACGATAGCTTGTCTCGGGCCGTGAAAGCCATTGAGGCCGCCGAAGCCGTCATCCAACAAcag GAAGAAGAGAATAGTCGATTGAGGTCCGAACTCCAGAAGAAACTTGAGCTACTTGAAAAATGT AAAGTAGAAAGTGTTAGCAATCCAAATGCTTCTGCAAAGGAAGCTACCAATACCATTTTAAATGGTACTTTGAATGCATtttctgctgctgctgctgcttctGATAATAACACGGGCCCTGCTCTTTCTCATTTCTCTTCACCCTCCACGGCTACCTCTTTTTCGCCCACCAG GTATCAGTTAGAAGGAGAATACAGTTCTCGATTGCCACAGGGTCTTATGCCAGTGCCTCAAGTAAATAATTCCAATTCCATTTGGAAACAG GATGTTCCCATCAAGATTCGGGAACATGAAGAAGAGATTTTGCAGTTGCGCAAACAGCTTGCTGAATTTTCTATCAAG GAAGCACAAATTCGTAATGAAAAATATGTTCTTGAAAAGCGCATTGCCCACATGCGTCTG GCCTTTGATCAGCAACAACAGGACCTTGTCGATGCTGCCTCAAAAGCTCTCTCTTATAGGCAAGATATAATTGAGGAAAATATTCGCTTAACATATCAATTACAG GCTGCACAGCAAGAAAGAACAACTTTTGTATCATCTTTGCTTCCTCTTTTGGCAGAGTATTCCCTGCAGCCACCAGTACCCGATGCTCAATCCATTGTAAGCTATGTCAAG GTTCTATTTAAACATCTGCAGGAGAAGCTTATTATCACCGAG TCAAAGCTAAAAGACTCGCAGTATCGGTTGGCACCTTGGCGGTCGGATGTCAATCATTCCAATTTCACCCCCCAATCTCCATCTCATTCCCTTGGTCCAACATTGACAGCTTCG CCGGTTTTTTCCCATGGAAAGACACAGATAGTCTCTGATGctcaaacacattcaaattggGATCTACCTGGTCAATACCAAGGCGGCTCAGGTGGTGGTATTGTCTCAAAAAATTTGGAACCTGATGATTTGTGGAGATATTCACCCATAGCAAGCAG GACTTCTACTGCCATTGAGATACCCACACAGCTGGCAGGAACTCAAGGTGACACGAACACTGTGCGATATGGTGAAGAGACtataaataaacaagttaaatttctTGTCCCTGTCAGCAATAGCGAGATGGATTATCCTGATGCTGAGGGACAGCAGATTGAAAGAGAACTTCCCTCCAATTGGCGTTCAGGAAACTCGCCTTATACACCTGCACAGGATGATCCCAGTTCCTCCTATCCTCCTTATCTACCATCAGTACTTGAAGAgccttcatcttctttttctgaGG CTGCAGAAGATGATCCGCTTCCAGCTATAGAAGGTCTCCAAATTTCAGGGGAAGCTTATCCAGGAAGGGAGCTACAGGCGTGTGGATATTCTATTAATGGAACAACCAGCTGTAATTTCGAG TGGGTGCGCCACATGGAAGATGGATCTGTTAATTACATAGAAG GAGCAAAGCAACCAAACTATCTTGTTACTGCTGATGATGTTGATACATACCTTGCTATTGAAGTTCAACCTCTAGATAACAGGAAACGCAAG GGAGAGCTGGTGAAGGTCTTTGCTAATTACCACAAGAAGATCACATGTG ATCCTGAGATGCAAGGCCACATAGAGAAGACTCTTTATAGTGGTCATGCTTCATATAAAGTTCTATCCATG GCAGGATTTCTTGATATATGGGAACCGGCTACTTTGGCCGTTAAGAGGGATGGTTACAGTATCAAGTGTAGTGGACCCAATGGTCCTGTGGTCACTGAAAAGTTTTACCCAACCACTCAG ATTAAAATAACATTCGAAGAGCCTACAGAGTTTACAATTTTTGGATCAAATGGTGTGCAGCGTGTGTTACGAGCAGATAACAACTCTCAAGATATTAGCTG CTCAAGAGATACAATTGTGCTCACCTTGAGATTATTCATCTTACGG